The Mesobacillus jeotgali genome window below encodes:
- the dnaX gene encoding DNA polymerase III subunit gamma/tau, with the protein MAYQALYRVWRPQQFIDVVGQEHVTTTLQNALLQQKISHAYLFSGPRGTGKTSAAKILAKAVNCEKAPTAEPCNECDACRGITDGSIPDVIEIDAASNNGVEEIRDIRDKVKYAPNVVKYKVYIIDEVHMLSIGAFNALLKTLEEPPKHVIFILATTEPHKIPLTIISRCQRFDFKRITAQAIVGRMKQIVEESGVDCDDKALQIISRAAEGGMRDALSLLDQAISFSQDRVTIEDALTVTGTVSQNFLNQLARAIHERNAAAGLEALEELLLQGKDPARFIEDLIFFYRDMLLYKAAPALEESMERVMLDDDFQELANQVEPAQIYELIEVLNKAQQEMRWTNHPRIFLEVAIVKLCQLETQQPSSNVQVEPLLRRIEQLEEKLAQFQQNPGMAAAGEPAAAAKKAPRTNRKGFQAPTGKINEVLKSATKTNLHTIKGRWGDLLEMLAANQMRSQAALLNEAEPVAASDEAVVIKFKYEIHCQMAMENTRFTETVSGAMNDYTGKRIQVIGVPEDQWLKIRENFISQRGDGASEGQAAAAEDPLIAEAKKLFGDELIQIQD; encoded by the coding sequence TTGGCCTATCAAGCTTTATATCGTGTCTGGCGTCCACAGCAGTTCATTGATGTGGTCGGGCAGGAACATGTCACAACGACACTGCAAAACGCTCTGCTTCAACAAAAAATATCACATGCCTATCTTTTTTCCGGCCCCAGGGGAACTGGAAAGACGAGTGCTGCGAAAATTTTGGCAAAAGCGGTTAACTGCGAAAAAGCTCCAACGGCTGAGCCTTGCAATGAATGCGACGCTTGCCGTGGGATAACCGATGGATCGATTCCTGATGTGATTGAAATAGATGCTGCTTCCAATAACGGTGTCGAAGAAATCCGGGATATTCGTGATAAGGTGAAATACGCACCGAACGTCGTGAAGTATAAAGTATATATCATAGACGAAGTGCATATGCTTTCCATCGGAGCGTTCAACGCTTTGCTGAAAACCCTTGAAGAGCCTCCAAAGCATGTCATCTTTATCCTCGCTACGACCGAGCCCCATAAGATTCCACTCACAATCATTTCACGATGCCAGCGATTTGATTTTAAGAGGATCACTGCGCAGGCAATCGTTGGCAGGATGAAGCAAATTGTTGAGGAATCTGGAGTGGATTGCGATGATAAAGCCCTGCAGATTATTTCCAGGGCTGCGGAAGGCGGAATGCGTGATGCATTGAGCCTGCTTGACCAGGCTATCTCATTCAGCCAGGATCGAGTGACGATTGAAGATGCATTAACGGTCACGGGTACCGTATCACAGAATTTCCTGAACCAGCTGGCCAGGGCGATTCATGAACGGAATGCGGCAGCTGGACTGGAAGCTTTAGAAGAACTTCTTTTACAAGGGAAGGATCCGGCAAGGTTCATAGAGGACCTGATTTTCTTTTACCGTGATATGCTCCTGTATAAAGCAGCGCCGGCATTGGAAGAATCAATGGAGCGAGTGATGCTGGATGACGATTTCCAGGAACTTGCCAATCAAGTTGAACCTGCTCAAATCTATGAATTGATCGAAGTCTTGAATAAAGCACAGCAAGAGATGCGTTGGACAAACCATCCTCGTATCTTCCTAGAGGTAGCAATCGTCAAGCTCTGTCAGCTGGAAACTCAGCAACCTTCCAGTAATGTACAGGTTGAGCCTTTACTTAGAAGGATCGAGCAGCTTGAGGAAAAACTCGCACAGTTCCAGCAAAATCCTGGTATGGCGGCAGCAGGTGAACCGGCTGCAGCTGCTAAAAAAGCGCCTCGTACCAATCGTAAAGGCTTCCAGGCTCCGACAGGCAAGATTAACGAGGTACTGAAAAGTGCTACCAAGACAAATCTCCATACAATTAAGGGACGCTGGGGAGACCTTCTTGAAATGCTGGCTGCAAACCAAATGCGTTCGCAGGCTGCGTTGTTGAATGAAGCGGAACCGGTTGCTGCTTCGGATGAGGCAGTCGTGATTAAATTCAAATATGAAATTCACTGTCAGATGGCAATGGAAAACACCAGATTCACTGAAACTGTCAGCGGTGCGATGAATGACTACACCGGAAAAAGAATACAGGTGATTGGTGTGCCTGAAGACCAGTGGCTTAAAATAAGGGAAAACTTTATCAGCCAGAGAGGCGACGGAGCATCGGAGGGGCAAGCTGCTGCGGCAGAAGACCCGCTGATTGCTGAAGCTAAAAAATTATTTGGCGATGAATTAATACAAATACAAGACTAG
- a CDS encoding YbaB/EbfC family nucleoid-associated protein, which produces MMRGMGNMQNMMKQMQKMQKKMEEAQVQLGEEKIEGTAGGGMVTVIVTGHKEIVDVQIKPEVVDPDDVEMLQDLVLAATNDALKKAEELSSKTMGQFTKGMNLPGGMF; this is translated from the coding sequence ATGATGCGTGGAATGGGTAATATGCAAAACATGATGAAGCAAATGCAAAAGATGCAAAAGAAAATGGAAGAAGCTCAAGTCCAGCTTGGAGAAGAGAAAATCGAAGGTACTGCCGGCGGTGGCATGGTAACAGTTATTGTCACTGGCCATAAGGAAATTGTCGACGTTCAAATCAAACCGGAAGTTGTAGATCCTGATGATGTTGAAATGCTGCAGGACCTAGTGCTTGCTGCAACCAACGATGCACTGAAAAAAGCAGAAGAACTTTCAAGTAAAACAATGGGACAATTCACAAAAGGAATGAACCTTCCTGGGGGAATGTTCTAG
- the recR gene encoding recombination mediator RecR yields MHYPEPISKLIDSFMKLPGIGPKTAARLAFFILSMKEETVLDFAKALVNAKRNLTYCSVCGHITDQDPCYICEDQRRDRSVVCVVQDPKDVIAMEKMKEFNGLYHVLHGAISPMDGIGPEDINIPDLLKRLQDETVQEVILATNPNIEGEATAMYISRLLKPSGIKITRIAHGLPVGGDLEYADEVTLSKALEGRREV; encoded by the coding sequence ATGCATTATCCTGAACCAATATCAAAGCTGATCGACAGCTTTATGAAATTGCCAGGTATCGGCCCAAAAACGGCTGCTCGTCTGGCTTTTTTCATTTTAAGCATGAAAGAAGAAACTGTATTGGATTTCGCTAAGGCATTGGTCAACGCAAAACGAAACCTGACTTATTGCTCCGTCTGCGGCCATATAACCGACCAGGACCCTTGCTATATATGTGAAGACCAGCGTCGCGACCGCAGTGTGGTTTGCGTTGTACAGGATCCTAAGGATGTTATCGCGATGGAAAAAATGAAGGAATTCAATGGCCTTTATCACGTCCTTCATGGTGCGATTTCTCCTATGGATGGGATTGGGCCTGAAGATATCAATATCCCGGACTTATTGAAGAGATTGCAGGATGAGACGGTCCAGGAGGTCATTCTTGCGACTAACCCGAATATCGAAGGGGAAGCAACGGCCATGTATATCTCAAGGCTGTTGAAGCCGTCAGGAATCAAGATCACAAGGATCGCACATGGTCTCCCGGTCGGCGGGGATCTTGAATATGCGGATGAAGTCACGCTGTCGAAAGCGCTGGAAGGCCGCAGGGAAGTTTAA
- a CDS encoding YaaL family protein, whose translation MLFRKKKWLRKEFDHKLLEQLDSMKRNWNNQKLLVERSFDPSEEFITEAKIAEAKYFFLFKEAKHRKITIKTK comes from the coding sequence ATGTTATTTCGTAAAAAGAAATGGCTTAGAAAAGAATTCGACCATAAACTATTGGAACAGCTGGACAGCATGAAGAGGAACTGGAATAATCAAAAGCTATTGGTTGAAAGAAGCTTCGACCCCTCAGAAGAGTTCATCACTGAAGCAAAAATTGCCGAAGCCAAGTACTTCTTTCTTTTTAAGGAAGCCAAGCACAGGAAAATCACGATTAAGACGAAGTGA
- a CDS encoding pro-sigmaK processing inhibitor BofA family protein, whose amino-acid sequence MDPIVVISILGGLIFLLLIIGAPTKPLRFIGQSAVKILIGAIFLFFLNAFGTSFGIYVPINIATAAVSGLLGIPGVFALVAVQMWII is encoded by the coding sequence ATGGATCCTATAGTTGTCATATCGATCCTCGGCGGGTTGATTTTTCTGCTGCTCATCATAGGTGCGCCGACAAAACCGCTCCGTTTTATCGGCCAGAGTGCTGTGAAGATTTTGATTGGAGCCATCTTTTTATTTTTTCTTAACGCCTTCGGAACCAGTTTCGGGATTTATGTGCCGATCAACATCGCGACCGCAGCTGTCTCCGGACTATTAGGAATACCTGGTGTGTTTGCACTTGTTGCCGTCCAGATGTGGATTATATAA
- a CDS encoding sigma factor G inhibitor Gin, whose product MICEQTKKAGIHLYTSFICADCESIMIKTDTSDPKYKYYVEKLRKVTKPGIYS is encoded by the coding sequence GTGATTTGCGAACAGACGAAAAAGGCTGGCATACACCTGTATACTTCTTTTATATGTGCAGACTGTGAGAGCATCATGATCAAGACAGACACGAGTGATCCTAAATATAAATATTACGTAGAAAAGTTAAGGAAAGTAACAAAACCCGGAATTTACAGTTAA
- a CDS encoding aminotransferase class I/II-fold pyridoxal phosphate-dependent enzyme, with protein MEQSKTPLYSQLVKHSTGNPLSFHVPGHKNGAFFPEEGRAFFQQILKLDATEITGLDDLHSPEGVIFEAEELLRDLYRTDKSFFLIGGSTVGNLAMVLAAVDEDDVVLVQRNCHKSIMNALKLAKAKPVFISPEYNEKFRVAAGLDRDSVKSAISQYPNAKALILTYPNYYGLAYDLKGIIDLAHAHHIPVMVDEAHGVHFIAGDYFPASAVELGADLVVQSAHKTLPAMTMGAFLHYQSNRVSLSKLKFYLQALQSSSPSYPLMASLDLARSYLGTYNKEDLSYLKSELEKFKEKLEGIESLRVLPGDDPLKLTIQSSSGFELQTRLESKGIFAELADPYNVLLVLPMLKNGMKHRLQEAARTIAEAVRTMPVGKNKPEAKVIKKGMSKLEISYSEMEKQKTESVLLQDAAGRISAEQIIPYPPGIPLSLPGEVLTEDDIETILFLKENEAKIQGGEYLHAGKIKVFKSWGI; from the coding sequence ATGGAACAATCGAAAACACCCTTGTACTCTCAATTGGTGAAGCATTCAACCGGAAATCCTCTGTCGTTCCATGTACCGGGACACAAAAATGGGGCTTTTTTTCCTGAAGAGGGACGAGCATTCTTTCAGCAAATCTTAAAATTGGATGCAACTGAAATAACGGGATTGGATGATCTTCATTCACCCGAGGGAGTTATATTTGAAGCTGAGGAATTACTTAGGGATTTATATAGAACAGATAAAAGCTTTTTCTTAATAGGCGGATCGACTGTTGGAAATCTTGCGATGGTCCTTGCTGCGGTTGATGAAGATGATGTGGTCCTTGTCCAGCGTAACTGTCATAAATCAATCATGAATGCTTTAAAACTCGCAAAGGCAAAGCCGGTTTTCATCAGTCCGGAATATAATGAAAAATTCAGAGTGGCGGCTGGATTAGACCGAGATAGTGTTAAATCGGCAATCAGCCAATACCCGAATGCAAAAGCACTTATTTTAACGTATCCTAATTATTATGGGCTGGCTTATGATTTAAAGGGAATTATAGATTTGGCTCATGCTCATCATATTCCGGTAATGGTGGACGAGGCTCATGGAGTCCATTTTATCGCAGGGGATTATTTCCCTGCTTCGGCCGTGGAACTTGGGGCCGACCTGGTTGTCCAGTCTGCTCATAAGACCTTGCCGGCGATGACAATGGGAGCATTTCTTCATTATCAGTCGAATCGGGTATCGCTTAGCAAGCTTAAGTTTTACTTGCAGGCTCTGCAATCAAGCAGTCCTTCCTATCCTTTGATGGCATCGCTGGATTTGGCCCGAAGCTATCTGGGTACATATAATAAGGAAGACTTGTCATATTTGAAATCAGAACTGGAAAAATTCAAAGAAAAACTAGAGGGAATCGAATCCCTTCGAGTTTTGCCTGGGGATGATCCATTGAAGCTAACCATTCAATCATCATCCGGTTTCGAACTGCAAACAAGACTTGAGTCAAAGGGGATCTTTGCGGAATTAGCTGATCCTTATAATGTGCTGCTCGTACTTCCAATGCTTAAGAATGGCATGAAGCATCGTTTGCAGGAAGCGGCACGAACGATTGCCGAAGCAGTAAGGACCATGCCTGTTGGAAAAAATAAACCTGAGGCCAAGGTCATAAAAAAAGGTATGTCTAAACTGGAAATCAGCTACAGTGAGATGGAGAAACAGAAGACAGAATCTGTCCTGTTGCAGGATGCTGCGGGAAGAATTAGTGCCGAGCAAATCATTCCATATCCGCCGGGAATTCCACTTAGTCTCCCAGGAGAAGTTTTGACAGAAGATGATATTGAAACAATCCTATTTTTAAAAGAAAACGAAGCAAAGATCCAGGGTGGAGAATATTTGCATGCTGGTAAAATAAAAGTGTTCAAGAGTTGGGGGATTTAA
- the tmk gene encoding dTMP kinase, producing the protein MKKGIFITIEGPDGSGKTTILQMLAQNLVNEGYEVVATREPGGIEIAEQIRKVILDPENTAMDPRTEALLYAAARRQHLAEKVKPALEDGKIVLCDRFVDSSLAYQGYARGLGIDEVYSINQFAIENMMPEMTLYFDVAPEIGLERINKNKGREVNRLDLEKLEFHQKVREGYMILADRFSERIVKVDASKDLDTVYEQAEAQIKELINS; encoded by the coding sequence TTGAAAAAGGGAATTTTTATTACAATAGAAGGCCCGGATGGTTCTGGCAAGACAACGATTCTTCAGATGCTTGCTCAAAATCTCGTGAATGAAGGATATGAAGTAGTGGCCACAAGGGAGCCTGGGGGCATCGAGATTGCCGAGCAAATCAGGAAAGTGATTCTTGATCCGGAAAATACAGCGATGGACCCGCGTACGGAAGCACTTTTATATGCAGCGGCGAGAAGGCAGCATCTTGCGGAAAAAGTGAAGCCTGCTCTGGAAGACGGAAAAATTGTCTTGTGTGACCGCTTTGTTGATAGTTCACTTGCCTACCAGGGATACGCAAGAGGCTTAGGCATTGATGAAGTTTACTCAATTAACCAGTTTGCGATTGAAAACATGATGCCGGAAATGACTCTATACTTTGATGTTGCACCGGAGATCGGGCTGGAAAGAATCAATAAAAATAAGGGACGCGAAGTCAATCGACTGGACCTGGAGAAGCTCGAATTTCACCAAAAAGTAAGAGAAGGCTATATGATCCTGGCCGATCGATTCTCCGAGCGAATCGTTAAAGTCGATGCTTCAAAGGATCTCGATACAGTTTACGAACAAGCTGAAGCTCAAATTAAAGAGTTAATCAATTCGTGA
- a CDS encoding cyclic-di-AMP receptor, with product MKLILAVVQDQDSNRLSNALVDHNFRATKMASTGGFLKSGNTTFIIGTEDIRVEKALEVIRVNCKSRDQLVAPVSPMGGNADSYVPYPVEVEVGGATVFVLPVEQFHQF from the coding sequence ATGAAGTTAATATTAGCTGTGGTCCAGGACCAGGATAGCAACCGCCTATCCAATGCATTGGTTGACCATAATTTCCGCGCAACGAAGATGGCCAGTACGGGTGGATTCCTGAAGTCCGGAAACACCACTTTTATCATAGGAACAGAAGACATCAGAGTGGAAAAGGCATTGGAGGTCATCAGGGTTAACTGTAAGTCACGTGACCAGCTTGTAGCGCCTGTTTCTCCTATGGGAGGGAATGCGGATTCGTATGTTCCTTATCCGGTGGAAGTCGAGGTTGGCGGAGCGACTGTATTCGTATTGCCTGTTGAGCAGTTTCATCAATTTTAA
- a CDS encoding YaaR family protein, producing MKINQDMRLNIDKVRQDQKQQPGGGIRFNELVEKQEHKLQLGQLQQLMKQVESAGERLARSRTFKDLAKFKTLVKQFVKETVNFGMELKHSHSWNQYGEGRSLKLVETIDDKLVQLTEELMDNKDEQIDILGRVGEIKGLLINLYT from the coding sequence ATGAAGATTAATCAGGATATGCGCCTTAATATAGATAAAGTTCGCCAGGATCAGAAACAACAGCCTGGGGGCGGAATCAGGTTCAATGAACTCGTGGAGAAACAAGAACATAAATTGCAGCTCGGACAGCTTCAGCAATTAATGAAGCAAGTCGAGTCTGCCGGTGAGAGGCTTGCCCGGTCGAGGACCTTCAAGGACCTGGCCAAGTTCAAGACACTGGTTAAGCAATTTGTAAAAGAAACTGTCAACTTTGGAATGGAACTAAAGCACTCGCATAGCTGGAACCAATATGGCGAAGGCAGGTCTTTGAAGCTTGTAGAAACCATTGATGACAAGCTCGTACAGTTGACAGAAGAGTTGATGGATAATAAAGATGAACAGATTGATATCCTAGGGAGAGTAGGGGAAATCAAAGGCTTGTTGATCAATTTATATACGTAA
- the holB gene encoding DNA polymerase III subunit delta' translates to MAKTWDELERLQPNVLKMIKNSIQKNRIAHAYLFEGMRGTGKKEISILLAKSINCQAPVDGYKPCESCLNCKRINHGNHPDIHLVEPDGLSIKKGQIQQLQEEFSKTGVESKNKLYTIVHADRMTTNAANSLLKFLEEPHAGTVAVLITEQAQQMLPTILSRCQLINFTPLSPKNMAEQLIANGIQPQMAPLLAQLTNNLEEALEISHDDWFAQAQKIVLKLYEVLKKNPLEAMVALQENWFMHFKEKEQIDRGLDLLLLIFKDLLYIQLGKKDQVVYLNESSRLEQFALQTSGRRLTEQMAAILEAKRKLHANMNPQLLMEELVLKLQEGSTLV, encoded by the coding sequence TTGGCAAAGACGTGGGACGAGCTGGAAAGACTTCAGCCGAATGTTTTGAAGATGATTAAAAACAGCATCCAGAAAAATCGAATCGCCCATGCGTATCTATTTGAAGGGATGAGGGGCACTGGCAAAAAGGAGATTAGTATTCTTCTTGCAAAGAGCATCAATTGCCAGGCGCCGGTCGATGGCTATAAACCTTGTGAAAGCTGTTTGAATTGCAAAAGGATCAACCATGGCAACCATCCTGATATCCATCTTGTCGAACCTGATGGCCTGTCGATCAAAAAAGGGCAGATCCAGCAGCTGCAGGAGGAGTTTTCAAAAACAGGTGTCGAGTCAAAAAATAAGCTCTACACGATTGTCCATGCTGATCGAATGACGACAAATGCAGCGAATAGCTTGCTGAAGTTCCTTGAGGAACCTCATGCGGGGACTGTTGCCGTGTTGATCACCGAGCAGGCACAGCAAATGCTGCCAACGATTTTATCTAGATGCCAGCTGATCAATTTTACGCCATTATCACCGAAAAATATGGCTGAACAACTGATCGCCAATGGGATACAACCACAAATGGCACCGCTTTTGGCACAGCTAACCAATAATTTGGAAGAAGCTTTAGAGATAAGTCATGATGATTGGTTTGCACAAGCACAAAAAATAGTGTTAAAATTATATGAAGTGCTGAAAAAGAATCCGCTCGAAGCTATGGTCGCGCTTCAGGAGAACTGGTTCATGCACTTTAAAGAGAAAGAACAAATCGATCGAGGTTTGGATTTATTACTTCTTATTTTTAAGGATTTACTATACATTCAGCTTGGCAAGAAAGACCAGGTTGTATATCTAAACGAAAGCTCACGTTTAGAACAGTTTGCACTACAGACATCCGGACGGCGTCTTACCGAACAAATGGCAGCCATTCTGGAGGCGAAGAGGAAGCTGCATGCCAATATGAATCCCCAGCTGCTCATGGAAGAGCTGGTGTTAAAATTGCAGGAGGGATCTACACTTGTATGA